In Rhizobium sp. WSM4643, the following are encoded in one genomic region:
- a CDS encoding MDR family MFS transporter yields MSNAAQRSNRVLIVATIMLATFMVAIEATIVATAMPRIVGQLGGFSYYSWVFSAFLLAQSTTTVIYGKLSDIFGRKPVLIGGILIFLVGSLLCGLAWSMMSLVLFRLLQGLGAGAIQPVTTTIIGDLFKLEERGRVQGFMATVWATSAVVGPLAGGIIVDNISWAWIFWINLPIGIISIIAFMIFLKEDVAHKQAKIDYLGATLFSISIVALLIMLTETDASAWILIPLFAVFVVAGLFFLAQEKRAPEPIISIPLWSRRLIATSNAATLLAGMALIGLSTILPIYVQGVLGRSPVVAGFTLTMLVVGWPLAVILSGRFYKAFGIRRTLRVGSLMFPFGACFLLFLTPDSSPVVAGAGSFFMGFGMGLISLTSIVLVQESVEWSMRGSATASIIFSRSLGNTLGATVLGAILNAGINHYASGEAAAGLHEALNQPTGLSALAADPAIRAIFNAALHWSFWGVVVVAVLTFFTTWLIPVGHGQKREGAAVASEAASH; encoded by the coding sequence ATGTCGAATGCAGCGCAACGCTCGAACCGCGTGCTTATCGTCGCCACCATCATGCTCGCGACCTTCATGGTGGCGATCGAGGCGACGATCGTGGCGACCGCGATGCCGCGCATCGTCGGGCAGCTTGGCGGCTTTTCCTATTACAGCTGGGTGTTTTCGGCCTTCCTGCTGGCGCAGTCGACCACCACGGTCATCTACGGCAAGCTTTCCGATATTTTCGGGCGCAAGCCGGTGCTGATCGGCGGCATCCTGATCTTCCTCGTCGGCTCTTTGCTCTGCGGGCTTGCCTGGTCGATGATGTCGCTGGTGCTGTTCCGGCTGCTGCAGGGGCTCGGCGCCGGCGCCATCCAGCCGGTGACGACGACGATCATCGGCGATCTCTTCAAGCTCGAGGAGCGCGGCCGCGTTCAGGGCTTCATGGCGACCGTCTGGGCGACATCGGCGGTCGTCGGGCCGCTGGCCGGCGGCATCATCGTCGACAACATCTCCTGGGCCTGGATCTTCTGGATCAACCTGCCGATCGGCATCATCTCGATCATCGCCTTCATGATCTTCCTGAAGGAGGACGTGGCCCACAAGCAGGCCAAGATCGATTACCTCGGAGCGACGCTGTTTTCGATCTCGATCGTCGCGCTTCTCATCATGCTGACGGAAACCGATGCCAGCGCCTGGATCTTGATTCCGCTCTTCGCCGTCTTCGTGGTCGCCGGCCTTTTCTTTCTCGCCCAGGAGAAGCGGGCGCCGGAACCGATCATTTCGATCCCGCTCTGGAGCCGAAGGCTGATTGCGACCAGCAATGCGGCAACGCTGCTGGCCGGCATGGCGCTGATCGGGCTTTCGACAATCCTGCCGATCTATGTGCAGGGCGTGCTCGGCCGTTCGCCTGTTGTCGCAGGCTTCACGCTCACCATGCTCGTCGTCGGCTGGCCCCTGGCGGTGATCCTCTCCGGCCGCTTCTACAAGGCCTTCGGCATCCGCCGCACCTTGCGCGTCGGCAGCCTGATGTTTCCCTTCGGCGCCTGTTTCCTGTTGTTCCTGACCCCTGACAGTTCGCCGGTCGTTGCCGGCGCCGGCTCGTTTTTCATGGGCTTCGGCATGGGTCTCATCAGCCTCACCAGCATCGTCTTGGTGCAGGAGAGCGTCGAATGGTCGATGCGCGGCAGCGCCACGGCGTCGATCATCTTTTCCCGCAGCCTCGGCAATACGCTCGGCGCCACCGTGCTCGGCGCCATCCTCAATGCCGGCATCAACCATTATGCAAGCGGCGAGGCGGCGGCGGGCCTGCATGAGGCGCTGAACCAGCCGACCGGGCTTTCGGCGCTCGCCGCCGACCCGGCGATCCGCGCCATCTTCAATGCGGCCCTGCATTGGAGCTTCTGGGGCGTCGTCGTCGTCGCGGTGCTGACCTTCTTCACCACCTGGCTGATCCCGGTCGGTCATGGCCAGAAGCGTGAGGGGGCGGCTGTCGCAAGCGAGGCGGCTTCGCATTAA
- a CDS encoding NAD(P)H-dependent flavin oxidoreductase codes for MTLPPILKDRLRLPVIGSPLFIISHPALTLAQCKAGIVGAFPALNARPESQLDEWLAEITEELARHDAAHPERPAAPFAVNQIVHMSNKRLEHDLTLCVKYKVPIVISSLGAVPEVNAAVHSYGGIVLHDIINNRHAHSAIRKGADGLIAVAAGAGGHAGTLSPFALVQEIREWFDGPLLLAGAIATGGAILAAEAMGADMAYIGSPFIATQEARAADAYKQAIVEGAAGDIVYSNYFTGIHGNYLKPSILAAGMDPDNLPLADPSKMDFEQAVGGAKAWKDIWGSGQGISAIKAVEPVAKLVDRLEAEYRAARARLSL; via the coding sequence ATGACCCTGCCCCCGATCCTGAAGGACAGATTGAGACTGCCGGTCATCGGCTCGCCGCTGTTCATCATCTCGCATCCGGCGCTGACGCTGGCGCAATGCAAGGCAGGCATCGTCGGGGCGTTTCCGGCACTGAACGCCCGGCCGGAAAGCCAGCTCGACGAATGGCTGGCCGAGATTACCGAGGAGCTTGCCCGCCACGACGCCGCCCATCCGGAGCGGCCGGCCGCCCCCTTTGCCGTCAACCAGATCGTCCATATGTCGAACAAGCGGCTGGAGCATGACCTTACGCTCTGCGTCAAATACAAGGTGCCGATCGTCATCTCCTCGCTCGGCGCCGTGCCCGAGGTCAATGCCGCCGTGCACTCCTATGGCGGCATTGTGCTGCATGACATCATCAACAACCGCCACGCCCATTCGGCGATCCGCAAGGGAGCCGACGGGTTGATCGCAGTTGCCGCCGGCGCCGGCGGCCATGCCGGCACGCTTTCTCCTTTTGCCCTTGTCCAGGAAATCCGCGAATGGTTCGACGGGCCGCTGCTGCTGGCCGGCGCCATCGCCACCGGCGGCGCCATCCTCGCCGCAGAAGCGATGGGCGCCGACATGGCCTATATCGGCTCGCCCTTCATCGCCACGCAAGAGGCGCGCGCCGCGGACGCCTACAAGCAGGCGATCGTCGAAGGCGCCGCTGGCGATATCGTCTATTCCAACTATTTCACCGGCATACACGGCAACTATTTGAAGCCCTCGATCCTCGCCGCCGGCATGGACCCCGACAATCTCCCCTTAGCCGATCCGTCGAAGATGGATTTCGAGCAGGCTGTCGGCGGCGCCAAGGCCTGGAAGGACATCTGGGGCAGCGGCCAGGGCATCAGCGCCATCAAGGCGGTCGAGCCGGTGGCCAAACTCGTCGACCGGCTGGAGGCCGAATACAGGGCGGCGCGCGCCCGGCTGTCGCTCTGA
- a CDS encoding regulator, which yields MSGLETAIRTALENSDRDNPEVRARIYQSARQALEAGLRKQDITDTEVVAHHRHRLESTIHAIEGEERERLHPRQRPPEVPVPPVVEMPAPPVPRGEVADIDSLIDSPVPAGETRTPEVAFSRGDESSLHDVHAGNADHLAAAPVGEERLARGQRATNMDFRPERAAGRRKPRKFFSRLLVWCVLLAFIGIGAWWAHTSGLLMTAAERDTSVANPPASTQPEDFTGNDNSGNAGSHTDEPVTIDPQNSFSADWIPLFKPEDADKIQSGPRARIEKIDENDGPAVRLISESGAADGNVSISVPPSVLQQLAGKSSTIALTLQSTSDEPTQVTVECNFQTLGNCARHRFNVTREKSDALLQVKFDRSLAPNSPGTLTINSDLDGKARGINLFAIRILPGQ from the coding sequence GTGAGCGGATTAGAAACGGCCATCAGAACTGCGCTCGAAAATTCCGATCGCGATAATCCGGAGGTTCGAGCGAGGATCTATCAGTCGGCCCGCCAGGCGCTGGAAGCCGGCCTGCGCAAGCAGGATATCACCGACACCGAGGTCGTCGCCCATCACCGCCATCGCCTGGAAAGCACCATCCACGCCATCGAAGGCGAGGAGCGCGAGCGCCTTCACCCCCGCCAGAGGCCGCCTGAAGTGCCCGTGCCGCCGGTCGTGGAAATGCCGGCGCCGCCGGTTCCGCGCGGTGAAGTGGCCGATATCGACAGCCTTATCGATAGTCCCGTGCCCGCAGGCGAAACCCGCACTCCCGAGGTGGCCTTCAGCCGCGGCGACGAGTCCAGCCTCCATGACGTGCATGCCGGCAATGCCGATCACCTGGCTGCCGCCCCCGTCGGCGAGGAGCGGCTTGCCCGGGGTCAGCGCGCCACCAATATGGATTTCCGCCCGGAGCGGGCGGCAGGCCGCCGCAAGCCGCGCAAGTTTTTTTCGAGGCTGCTCGTCTGGTGCGTCCTGCTCGCCTTCATCGGCATCGGCGCCTGGTGGGCACATACATCGGGCCTGCTGATGACGGCGGCCGAGCGCGACACCAGCGTTGCCAATCCGCCGGCAAGCACCCAGCCCGAGGATTTCACCGGCAATGACAACAGCGGGAATGCGGGCTCTCACACCGATGAGCCGGTGACCATCGATCCGCAGAACAGTTTCTCGGCCGATTGGATCCCGCTGTTCAAGCCTGAGGACGCCGACAAGATTCAAAGCGGCCCGCGGGCCCGCATCGAAAAAATCGACGAGAATGATGGCCCCGCCGTCCGGCTGATTTCCGAAAGCGGTGCAGCCGATGGCAATGTCTCGATCAGCGTTCCCCCTTCGGTGCTGCAGCAGTTGGCCGGCAAATCCTCGACGATCGCGCTGACGCTGCAGTCGACCAGCGACGAGCCGACCCAGGTCACCGTCGAGTGCAATTTCCAGACACTCGGCAATTGCGCCCGCCATCGCTTCAACGTCACCCGGGAAAAGTCGGATGCGCTGCTGCAGGTGAAGTTCGACCGCTCGCTGGCGCCGAATTCGCCGGGCACGCTGACGATCAACAGCGATCTCGACGGCAAGGCGCGCGGCATCAACCTCTTCGCCATCCGCATCCTGCCGGGGCAGTAA
- the ppk2 gene encoding polyphosphate kinase 2 — protein MDEKVENRAVELEIRGKKRIFDVDDPTLPAWVDERALESGDFPHKKKLKEEDYLEQLQKLQIELVKVQFWLQATGKRVMALFEGRDAAGKGGAISASSANMNPRLARVVALTKPTDREQGQWYFQRYVAQFPTSGEFVLFDRSWYNRAGVEPVMGFCTPQQYEDFLKQAPQLEKIIAHEGIFFFKFYLDIGREMQLKRFHDRRHDPLKVWKLSSMDIAALTKWDDYSDKRNRMLKETHTDFAPWTVIHGNDKRRARLELIRHMLNRMDYKGKDKQALGTVDEEIIGSGAGFLK, from the coding sequence ATGGACGAGAAGGTCGAAAACAGGGCCGTGGAGCTGGAGATCCGCGGAAAGAAGCGCATCTTCGATGTCGACGATCCCACCCTGCCGGCCTGGGTGGACGAACGCGCGCTGGAATCCGGCGACTTTCCCCACAAGAAGAAGCTCAAGGAAGAGGACTATCTGGAGCAGCTGCAAAAGCTGCAGATCGAACTGGTCAAGGTGCAGTTCTGGCTGCAGGCAACCGGCAAGCGGGTGATGGCGCTGTTCGAAGGGCGGGATGCTGCCGGCAAGGGCGGCGCGATTTCGGCCTCCTCGGCGAATATGAACCCACGCCTGGCGCGGGTCGTGGCGCTGACCAAGCCGACCGACCGCGAGCAAGGGCAATGGTATTTCCAGCGCTATGTCGCGCAGTTTCCGACATCAGGCGAATTCGTGCTGTTCGACCGCTCCTGGTATAACCGCGCCGGCGTCGAGCCGGTCATGGGCTTCTGCACGCCGCAGCAATATGAGGATTTCCTCAAACAGGCGCCGCAGCTCGAAAAGATCATCGCCCACGAGGGCATCTTCTTCTTCAAATTCTATCTCGATATCGGCCGCGAGATGCAGTTGAAGCGTTTCCACGATCGCCGGCATGATCCGCTGAAGGTCTGGAAACTGTCGTCGATGGACATCGCGGCGCTGACGAAATGGGACGATTACAGCGACAAGCGCAACCGGATGCTCAAAGAAACCCATACGGATTTCGCGCCCTGGACGGTAATCCACGGCAATGACAAGCGGCGGGCGCGCCTCGAACTCATCCGCCACATGCTGAACAGGATGGATTATAAGGGCAAGGACAAACAGGCGCTCGGCACGGTCGACGAGGAGATCATCGGCTCAGGGGCTGGCTTCCTGAAATAG
- the phoR gene encoding phosphate regulon sensor histidine kinase PhoR, whose amino-acid sequence MARIRRERPVLLAAILSALAALAAGMNKWVVLVLLLVMILTALFNEAPVIEAEPALPMEIEPEAPPSRLPEVSATLSGLDIPVMVLSDDASVLFQNRAAEKAFGEVALGAHISARMRSPGVLDMVRETIATNAPNQIEHAERLPSERVYIVRSAPIEFAADDGPRERYFILSFRDISEVRRIDRMRSDFVANASHELRTPLASLRGFIETIQGPRRNDLKAQARFLNIMLDQTTRMSRLVDDLLSLSRLELKSHIAPDEKVDLVPLLGHVRDALVPLAKDVGVVINLHLPDGKVEVLGDRDELVQVFENLMENACKYGQEGEVVDVWLKNGTGQPVEVSIVDKGPGIPAEHVPRLTERFYRVSIEDSRSKKGTGLGLAIVKHILTRHRARLIVKSEVGKGTDFTVRF is encoded by the coding sequence TTGGCGCGCATAAGGCGCGAACGGCCGGTGCTGCTTGCGGCGATCCTCAGCGCTCTCGCCGCGCTTGCCGCCGGCATGAACAAGTGGGTTGTGCTTGTCCTGCTGCTTGTGATGATCCTCACCGCGCTTTTCAATGAGGCGCCGGTCATCGAGGCCGAACCGGCCCTGCCGATGGAGATCGAGCCCGAGGCGCCGCCAAGCCGCTTGCCGGAGGTTTCCGCCACGCTCTCCGGCCTCGATATCCCGGTCATGGTGTTGTCGGACGACGCCTCGGTGCTCTTCCAGAACCGCGCTGCCGAGAAAGCTTTTGGCGAAGTGGCGCTCGGCGCCCATATATCGGCCCGTATGCGCTCGCCCGGCGTTCTCGACATGGTGCGCGAAACCATCGCCACCAACGCGCCGAACCAGATAGAGCATGCCGAGCGGCTGCCCTCCGAGCGCGTCTATATCGTCCGCAGCGCGCCCATAGAATTCGCGGCCGATGACGGCCCGCGTGAGCGCTATTTCATCCTCTCCTTCCGCGATATATCGGAGGTCCGCCGCATCGATCGCATGCGGTCGGATTTCGTCGCCAATGCCAGCCACGAGCTGCGCACGCCGCTTGCCTCGCTGCGCGGCTTCATCGAAACCATCCAGGGGCCGCGAAGAAACGATCTGAAGGCGCAGGCGCGTTTTCTCAACATCATGCTCGACCAGACGACGCGCATGAGCCGGTTGGTCGACGACCTGCTGTCGCTCTCCCGCCTGGAGCTGAAATCGCACATCGCCCCGGATGAGAAGGTCGATCTGGTGCCGCTGCTCGGCCATGTCAGAGATGCGCTGGTGCCGCTGGCAAAGGATGTCGGCGTCGTCATCAACCTGCATCTGCCCGACGGCAAGGTCGAGGTGCTCGGAGACCGCGACGAGCTTGTCCAAGTCTTCGAGAACCTGATGGAAAACGCCTGCAAATACGGCCAGGAGGGCGAGGTCGTCGATGTCTGGCTGAAGAACGGCACCGGCCAGCCGGTCGAGGTCAGCATCGTCGACAAGGGCCCAGGCATTCCGGCCGAGCATGTGCCGCGCCTGACGGAGCGCTTCTATCGCGTCAGCATCGAGGACAGCCGCTCGAAAAAGGGCACCGGCCTCGGCCTTGCCATCGTCAAACACATCCTCACCCGCCACCGGGCACGGCTGATCGTCAAGTCGGAAGTCGGCAAGGGCACCGATTTTACGGTGCGGTTCTGA
- a CDS encoding substrate-binding domain-containing protein → MNTFKLTVAALAATAAFAGAAVARDQIQIAGSSTVLPYAKIVAESFGETFTNFKTPVVESGGTGAGLKEFCKGVGEDTIDIANASRPINKNEAEACKAAGVTDIQEVKIGYDGIVFATDASNPDVAYVPADIYKALAAQVVVDGKLVANPYKKWSEVNPKLPAVDIAVYIPGEKHGTREVFEQNVLAAGCKASGAIDVIAKEIADKAAQGKACVAVRKDGVAVDIDGDYPETLARIAANKTGVGVFGLSFYENNADKLKVASMSGIVPSTETIANGTYPVSRPLFFYVKKAHLGAVPGLKEYVNFFVSDQMIGPDGPLAEYGLVAAPDAERDAIRKDVEAGKSM, encoded by the coding sequence ATGAACACCTTCAAGCTCACCGTTGCCGCGCTCGCTGCAACTGCTGCTTTCGCTGGCGCTGCCGTCGCCCGCGACCAGATTCAGATCGCTGGTTCGTCCACCGTCCTGCCTTACGCAAAGATCGTTGCCGAGTCCTTCGGCGAAACCTTCACCAACTTCAAGACGCCGGTCGTTGAATCCGGCGGCACGGGCGCTGGTCTGAAGGAATTCTGCAAGGGTGTTGGTGAAGACACTATCGACATTGCGAACGCTTCGCGTCCGATCAACAAGAACGAAGCCGAAGCCTGCAAGGCCGCCGGCGTAACCGACATCCAGGAAGTCAAGATCGGCTACGACGGCATCGTCTTCGCAACCGACGCTTCCAACCCTGACGTCGCTTATGTTCCCGCCGACATCTACAAGGCCCTCGCAGCCCAGGTCGTCGTTGACGGCAAGCTTGTCGCCAATCCGTACAAGAAGTGGTCGGAAGTCAACCCGAAGCTTCCGGCTGTTGATATCGCCGTCTACATCCCGGGCGAAAAGCACGGCACCCGCGAAGTCTTCGAACAGAACGTGCTCGCCGCCGGCTGCAAGGCCTCTGGCGCAATCGACGTCATCGCCAAGGAAATCGCCGACAAGGCTGCCCAGGGCAAGGCCTGCGTCGCAGTCCGTAAGGACGGCGTTGCAGTCGACATCGACGGCGACTATCCGGAAACCCTCGCACGCATCGCCGCCAACAAGACCGGCGTCGGCGTATTCGGCCTTTCCTTCTACGAAAACAATGCCGACAAGCTCAAGGTTGCGAGCATGAGCGGTATCGTTCCGTCCACCGAAACGATCGCGAACGGCACCTACCCGGTTTCCCGCCCGCTGTTCTTCTACGTCAAGAAGGCACATCTCGGCGCCGTTCCTGGCCTGAAGGAATACGTCAACTTCTTCGTATCCGACCAGATGATCGGCCCTGACGGTCCGCTCGCCGAATACGGCCTCGTTGCCGCTCCGGATGCTGAACGCGACGCCATCCGCAAGGACGTCGAAGCCGGCAAGTCCATGTAA
- the pstC gene encoding phosphate ABC transporter permease subunit PstC, with protein sequence MSTSIILLCLGVIGAAAYLVARSRATALAGGRSSALHSRPAYYGAYAAIWAVLPALIVLCLWLSISPGIIQSSVRGAFPDDIKAQVSVEQDLGYSTVATVARGLTMLTSDETAAVGNDPAALQAKLLEKGVPLASQPLPYMLDAAKKLNALSMTSRIAMTAVVFALAIAGAFYALRSIAPRFRARNRVERVMLWGLLLASSIAILTTIGIVFSMLSEAARFFAAVPAMDFFFGTVWDPRFAGAGSSSFGQFGLIPLLLGTIYIGLVAMLVAVPVGLFAAIYMAEYASPKLRGVAKPLLEVLAGIPTIVYGFFALVTVGPFLRDFSAQISGLLSGNYSNFIQAQSVLTAGIVMGIMLIPYVSSLSDDIITAVPRSLRDGSLGLGATRSETIKKVVLPAALPGIVGALLMTASRAIGETMIVVLAAGVAARIQINPFEPMTTVTVKIVNQLTGDLEFTSPQTLVAFALGITLFCITLCLNIYALYIVRKYREQYE encoded by the coding sequence ATGAGCACATCCATCATACTTTTGTGCCTTGGGGTGATCGGCGCCGCCGCCTATCTGGTCGCGCGCAGCCGGGCCACGGCGCTTGCCGGAGGCCGATCCTCCGCTTTACATTCACGGCCAGCCTATTACGGCGCCTATGCGGCGATCTGGGCGGTTCTTCCCGCCCTCATCGTCCTCTGCCTCTGGCTCTCCATCAGCCCCGGCATCATCCAGTCCTCGGTTCGCGGTGCTTTCCCTGACGACATCAAGGCGCAAGTCTCGGTCGAGCAGGATCTTGGCTATTCGACGGTGGCGACGGTCGCCCGCGGCCTGACGATGCTGACCTCGGATGAAACTGCTGCGGTCGGCAACGATCCGGCTGCCCTGCAGGCCAAGCTCCTCGAAAAGGGTGTGCCGCTTGCCAGCCAGCCGCTGCCTTACATGCTCGACGCCGCCAAAAAGCTCAATGCCCTGAGCATGACGAGCCGCATCGCCATGACGGCTGTTGTCTTCGCTCTCGCCATTGCTGGCGCCTTCTATGCGCTGCGCTCCATTGCTCCGCGCTTCCGCGCCCGCAACCGGGTCGAGCGCGTCATGCTCTGGGGCCTGCTGCTCGCCTCCTCGATCGCCATTCTGACGACGATCGGCATCGTGTTCTCCATGCTGTCGGAAGCCGCCCGCTTCTTTGCCGCCGTCCCCGCCATGGATTTCTTCTTCGGCACCGTCTGGGATCCGCGCTTTGCCGGCGCCGGCAGCTCGTCCTTCGGTCAGTTCGGCCTCATCCCGCTGCTGCTCGGAACGATCTATATTGGCCTGGTCGCCATGCTGGTCGCCGTGCCGGTCGGCCTCTTCGCCGCCATCTACATGGCCGAATACGCCTCGCCGAAGTTGCGCGGGGTCGCCAAGCCGCTGCTTGAAGTGCTCGCCGGCATTCCGACGATCGTCTATGGCTTCTTCGCGCTCGTCACCGTCGGTCCGTTCCTGCGCGATTTCTCCGCCCAGATTAGCGGCCTTCTGTCCGGCAATTACAGCAATTTCATCCAGGCGCAGAGCGTTCTGACGGCCGGCATCGTCATGGGCATCATGCTGATTCCCTACGTGTCTTCGCTGTCGGACGACATTATCACCGCCGTGCCCCGATCGCTGCGTGACGGTTCGCTCGGTCTTGGTGCCACACGCTCCGAAACCATCAAGAAAGTGGTCTTGCCCGCAGCCCTCCCCGGCATCGTCGGCGCACTGCTGATGACAGCCTCGCGGGCCATCGGCGAAACCATGATCGTCGTGCTGGCCGCCGGTGTCGCCGCCCGCATTCAGATCAATCCCTTCGAGCCGATGACGACGGTGACCGTCAAGATCGTCAACCAGCTGACCGGCGACCTCGAGTTCACCTCGCCGCAGACGCTGGTTGCCTTTGCCCTTGGCATCACGCTGTTCTGCATCACGCTTTGCCTCAATATCTATGCGCTCTACATCGTGCGCAAATACCGGGAGCAGTACGAATGA
- the pstA gene encoding phosphate ABC transporter permease PstA, which yields MTDIVSPTSGVTVSTAPARRDIGIKRRYAAERRFQAYGIAAITFGLVFLFILLWTVIGKGYTAFQQTAITLPIEFSEKTIDPNNKRATDPSVLIAANYPVLLRDAIVKQLNINASSRPDVRDASAMLSKSAPIQLRDMVIADPSIIGKTVDVTLLADANVDSASKGQIDLSVDEKNRKVNDKQVAWMNELKASGALHKQFNTGLFVNGNSSRPEAAGLGVALIGSLYLMLIVLVLALPIGVAASIYLEEFAPKNKLTDLIEVNINNLAAVPSIVYGLLGLSVFINFIGLPRSASLVGGLVLTLMTLPTIIIATRAALRAVPPSIRAAALGLGASKMQMVFHHVLPLAMPGILTGTIIGLAHALGETAPLLLIGMVAFVANAPTTPLDPSTALPVQVYMWANEAERAFVERTSGAIIVLLLFLIVMNMGAILLRRRFERRW from the coding sequence ATGACGGATATTGTTTCTCCCACATCAGGCGTCACCGTTTCCACGGCGCCCGCGCGCCGCGATATCGGTATCAAGCGCCGCTATGCCGCCGAGCGCCGGTTCCAGGCCTATGGCATCGCCGCCATCACCTTCGGTCTCGTCTTCCTCTTCATCCTGCTGTGGACGGTGATCGGCAAAGGCTATACCGCCTTCCAGCAGACGGCGATCACCCTGCCGATCGAGTTTTCCGAGAAGACGATCGACCCGAACAACAAGCGTGCGACCGACCCTTCGGTGCTGATCGCCGCCAACTATCCGGTTCTCCTGCGTGACGCGATCGTCAAGCAGCTGAACATCAATGCCTCGAGCCGTCCCGACGTGCGCGATGCATCCGCCATGCTGTCGAAGAGCGCTCCGATTCAACTGCGCGATATGGTGATCGCCGATCCGTCGATCATCGGCAAGACGGTCGACGTCACCCTGCTCGCCGACGCCAATGTCGACAGCGCCAGCAAGGGCCAGATCGATCTCTCGGTCGATGAGAAGAACCGCAAGGTCAACGACAAGCAGGTTGCATGGATGAACGAGCTGAAGGCGAGCGGCGCTCTCCACAAGCAGTTCAACACCGGCCTTTTCGTCAACGGCAATTCCAGCCGTCCGGAGGCCGCAGGCCTGGGCGTCGCCCTGATCGGCTCACTCTACCTGATGCTGATCGTCCTCGTGCTCGCACTGCCGATCGGCGTCGCCGCCTCGATCTATCTCGAGGAGTTCGCGCCGAAGAACAAGCTGACGGACCTGATCGAGGTCAACATCAACAACCTCGCCGCGGTTCCTTCCATCGTCTACGGCCTGCTCGGTCTTTCCGTCTTCATCAACTTCATCGGCCTGCCGCGCTCGGCTTCGTTGGTCGGTGGCCTGGTGCTGACGCTGATGACCCTGCCGACGATCATCATCGCCACGCGTGCGGCTCTGCGCGCCGTGCCGCCGTCGATCCGCGCCGCAGCGCTCGGCCTCGGCGCGTCGAAGATGCAGATGGTGTTCCACCATGTTCTGCCGCTCGCCATGCCCGGCATCCTCACCGGCACGATCATCGGCCTGGCGCATGCGCTCGGCGAAACCGCGCCGCTGCTCCTGATCGGCATGGTCGCCTTCGTCGCCAACGCACCGACGACACCGCTCGATCCCTCGACGGCTCTGCCCGTACAGGTCTATATGTGGGCCAACGAGGCCGAACGTGCCTTCGTTGAGCGTACTTCGGGTGCCATCATCGTCCTGCTCCTGTTCCTGATCGTCATGAACATGGGCGCCATCCTCTTGCGTCGTCGCTTCGAGCGCCGCTGGTAA
- the pstB gene encoding phosphate ABC transporter ATP-binding protein PstB has translation MNMLTEAAVEKALDRKMSNVPYKMIGKEVSVYYGEKRALFDVNLNVRENTVTALIGPSGCGKSTFLRCLNRMNDTIDGCRVTGKITLDTDDIYDPDIDVVELRARVGMVFQKPNPFPKTIYENVSYGPRIHGLAKSKADLDQIVETSLQRAGLWNEVKDRVHESGTGLSGGQQQRLCIARAVAVSPEVILMDEPCSALDPIATAKVEELIHELRENYTIVIVTHSMQQAARVSQRTAMFHLGNLVEENDTDKMFTNPDDPRTQDYIMGRFG, from the coding sequence ATGAACATGTTGACGGAAGCTGCAGTTGAAAAGGCGCTGGATCGCAAGATGAGCAACGTCCCGTATAAGATGATCGGAAAGGAAGTCTCGGTTTACTATGGCGAGAAGCGCGCGCTTTTCGATGTGAACCTGAACGTCCGCGAAAACACCGTAACCGCCCTGATCGGCCCGTCCGGCTGCGGCAAGTCGACCTTCCTGCGGTGCCTCAACCGCATGAACGACACGATCGACGGCTGCCGCGTCACCGGCAAGATCACGCTTGATACCGACGATATCTATGATCCCGATATCGACGTCGTCGAACTTCGCGCCCGCGTCGGCATGGTCTTCCAGAAGCCGAACCCGTTCCCGAAGACGATCTACGAAAACGTCTCCTACGGCCCGCGCATCCATGGCCTTGCCAAGTCGAAGGCCGACCTCGACCAGATCGTCGAGACCAGCCTGCAGCGCGCCGGTCTCTGGAACGAAGTCAAGGACCGCGTGCATGAATCCGGCACCGGCCTGTCCGGCGGTCAGCAGCAGCGCCTCTGCATTGCCCGTGCCGTCGCCGTCAGCCCTGAGGTCATCCTCATGGACGAGCCCTGCTCGGCGCTCGACCCGATCGCCACCGCCAAGGTCGAGGAACTGATCCACGAGCTGCGCGAGAATTACACGATCGTCATCGTCACCCACTCCATGCAGCAGGCCGCGCGTGTCTCGCAGCGCACCGCCATGTTCCACCTTGGCAATCTTGTCGAGGAAAACGACACCGACAAGATGTTCACCAATCCCGACGACCCGCGCACCCAGGACTACATCATGGGTCGTTTCGGCTGA